The following coding sequences lie in one Ostrea edulis chromosome 8, xbOstEdul1.1, whole genome shotgun sequence genomic window:
- the LOC125653370 gene encoding uncharacterized protein LOC125653370, which yields MASQYARWPVTQLKRVLSERGAITRGRKEQLVERLEAYDRNFNFVPEPIVLPQSDAVDWPQSGFQQLQSMHVHLLPKITTEQIEAYFIFRLAGDKHAASDVKALVKGRLIKDADRVLACSILMQGGQIYFSGIVAAAMKKLVTYNYKIKIEKESGDPVNSECECPSGKGPHGTCKHLAAVFIVLEEFVQTGNLSIQKTCTENLQTFHRPKALFKGSPVKVEDMKTSRSNICFDDPRPLKYRCMEGYNDHVRNVLINYMSDSNTEMAFKYLMPKADLQAAVQDHDYLKQPYTEYWIDEALKVDRSSINAIEKATRVQATNKKWFSERSWRITASRFGEISKITPRRNIKKLLQRMLKCKSIDTAATLHGKNYEKKALKAFEKYECVKTKQCGLFISHERPYLGASPDAVVDNKGIVEVKCPFTGRKDKILPGKNFSFLQTNEEGQTVLRKSHPYYDQIQGQLYISGHSLCYFVVYTFSDLFVEKRFIDQDYCENALIPKLELFYVKHFRPFIAANV from the exons ATGGCGTCGCAGTACGCGAGATGGCCTGTGACACAACTAAAACGCGTACTATCAGAAAGAGGGGCAATTACACGCGGCCGCAAGGAACAGCTTGTGGAAAG ATTAGAAGCCTATGatagaaatttcaattttgttccTGAACCAATTGTTCTGCCACAGTCAGATGCTGTCGATTGGCCACAGTCTGGTTTCCAGCAGTTGCAGTCTATGCATGTGCATCTACTGCCAAAAATCACTACAGAGCAAATTGAGgcttatttcatatttagattgGCAG GGGACAAACATGCTGCTTCTGATGTGAAAGCCTTGGTAAAGGGTAGACTTATAAAAGATGCAGATAGAGTTTTGGCCTGTTCCATTCTTATGCAGGGAGGTCAAATCTACTTTAGTGGTATTGTTGCTGCAGCCATGAAGAAATTA GTGACATATAactataaaatcaaaattgaaaaagaatctGGTGACCCAGTTAACTCGGAATGTGAGTGTCCATCAGGAAAGGGGCCTCATGGGACCTGCAAGCACCTGGCAGCAGTATTTATAGTCCTGGAGGAGTTTGTACAGACAGGAAACCTTTCTATCCAGAAAACCTGCACTGAAAACTTGCAGACATTTCACAGACCCAAAGCATTATTTAAAG GTTCTCCTGTAAAAGTAGAAGATATGAAGACATCAAGGTCCAACATATGCTTTGATGACCCACGTCCACTGAAATACCGATGTATGGAGGGATATAACGATCATGTGAGGAATGTGTTGATCAACTATATGTCGGACTCTAATACGGAGATGGCCTTCAAATACTTAATGCCTAAAGCTGACTTGCAg GCAGCAGTTCAAGACCATGACTATTTGAAACAACCATACACAGAGTACTGGATAGATGAAGCATTAAAG GTAGACCGTAGCAGCATTAATGCAATTGAGAAGGCGACTCGGGTTCAAGCTACAAACAAAAAGTGGTTCTCTGAAAGAAGTTGGAGGATCACGGCTTCGAGATTTGGGGAAATTTCCAAAATTACACCAAGAAGAAATATTAAGAAATTGTTACAGCGTATGCTAAAATGTAAATCAATAGATACTGCTGCAACTTTGCATGGTAAAAACTACGAAAAAAAAGCTCTAAAGgcatttgaaaaatatgaatgtGTTAAAACTAAACAGTGTGGACTGTTCATTTCCCACGAGAGACCTTATCTTGGTGCATCCCCAGATGCTGTTGTTGATAACAAAGGTATTGTTGAGGTGAAATGCCCATTTACAGGTCGAAAAGACAAAATTTTACCTGGGAAGAACTTTTCATTTCTGCAAACTAATGAAGAGGGACAAACAGTATTGAGAAAAAGCCATCCTTATTATGACCAAATTCAAGGCCAGTTGTACATAAGTGGACATTCTTTGtgttattttgttgtttataCATTTTCTGACCTTTTTGTAGAGAAACGTTTTATTGACCAAGACTATTGTGAAAATGCTTTGATACCAAAGTTAGAGTTGttctatgtaaaacattttaggCCTTTCATTGCTGCAAATGTGTAA